In the Thermodesulfobacteriota bacterium genome, one interval contains:
- the htpX gene encoding zinc metalloprotease HtpX yields the protein MNSVKTVGLMVGLTLLLIWVGGIFGGRGGMFFTFIIACAMNLGTYWFSDRIVLRMYRAQEISPADAPELYRLVEELRQKAGMPMPKVYIIPNDTPNAFATGRNPQHAAVAVTQGILKILSKEELSGVLAHELSHIRHRDILIGTIAATIAGAITMLAHMAQWAMIFGRGNDDEGGNPIAGLAMIIVAPIAAMLIQMAISRSREFMADEGGARISGNPRYLSQALKKLEQGVKRLPMETNPATAHMFIVNPLRGVGILSLFSTHPPIEKRIERLEKM from the coding sequence ATGAATAGCGTTAAGACAGTAGGTTTAATGGTAGGTTTAACTTTACTACTGATCTGGGTGGGCGGTATCTTTGGAGGAAGAGGTGGCATGTTCTTCACATTCATAATAGCCTGCGCTATGAACTTAGGAACCTACTGGTTTAGCGATAGGATAGTTTTAAGGATGTATCGGGCTCAGGAGATATCTCCAGCGGATGCACCGGAGCTATACCGCCTGGTAGAGGAATTGAGACAGAAGGCAGGAATGCCTATGCCCAAGGTTTATATCATCCCCAACGATACCCCCAACGCATTTGCTACCGGTAGAAACCCCCAACATGCAGCAGTGGCAGTAACCCAGGGTATCTTGAAAATTTTAAGCAAGGAGGAACTATCCGGGGTTCTGGCCCACGAGTTATCTCACATAAGACACAGAGATATCTTAATCGGAACCATAGCTGCCACCATCGCTGGCGCCATCACCATGTTGGCTCATATGGCCCAGTGGGCCATGATCTTTGGAAGGGGGAACGACGATGAGGGAGGGAACCCTATCGCTGGCCTTGCCATGATAATAGTTGCCCCCATTGCCGCCATGTTAATACAGATGGCCATTTCTCGGTCTAGAGAATTCATGGCCGATGAGGGAGGGGCAAGGATAAGTGGGAATCCCCGCTATCTTTCCCAAGCATTAAAAAAGCTTGAACAGGGGGTAAAAAGGCTCCCAATGGAGACCAATCCTGCTACTGCTCATATGTTTATAGTTAATCCGTTGCGGGGTGTTGGGATATTGAGCCTTTTCAGTACCCACCCGCCAATAGAGAAACGGATAGAACGCCTGGAGAAGATGTAA